The Triticum aestivum cultivar Chinese Spring chromosome 7B, IWGSC CS RefSeq v2.1, whole genome shotgun sequence genome window below encodes:
- the LOC123156455 gene encoding uncharacterized protein isoform X1, producing MATGREAGEAAPWEEEEQREWADLTSVCLAEAFSRLGLEDLWRGAMACCRSWRAAARSRPALFVVLDLRPAFEAVSAALLDAALDPTMHTVSLATTRRPGSPPGRRVGGSVRGGGAEGEEGGDGAEHTAEKLQSLASPDDEFENEGHGGTGPPRGGLQEGAGLGALQAVAGEPAGGEGPACPREAQPPPDPHPGGGHVRAARGIPQVQGRHHGRENPSQGIFFARGPAVAVLILLQSKGQTYVVLTEQARVPIGKFILELPAGMLDDENGDFVGTAVREVHKAYTNLAATARNPTSSISCLDLRTLAVLANSTLSSSRLECLLTQSCFKDVSVKLPSSLFDIRSLNYWKDTGSNIYW from the exons ATGGCGACCGGACgcgaggccggcgaggcggcgccgtgggaggaggaggagcagagggaGTGGGCGGATCTGACGTCCGTGTGCCTGGCGGAGGCGTTCTCACGGCTGGGCCTGGAGGACCTGTGGCGCGGCGCCATGGCGTGCTGCCGCTCCTGGCGGGCGGCCGCGCGCTCCCGGCCGGCGCTATTCGTCGTGCTCGACCTCCGCCCGGCTTTCGAGGCCGTCAGCGCTGCACTTCTGGACGCCGCGCTCGACCCCACCATGCACACTGTCTCTCTCGCGACCACGCGCCGGCCAGGTTCGCCGCCTGGGCGACGGGTGGGAGGATCCGTCAGAGGAGGGGGCGCGGAGGGAGAGGAAGGCGGAGATGGCGCAGAGCACACTGCCGAGAAGCTGCAGAGCCTGGCCTCCCCCGACGACGAGTTCGAGAACGAGGGTCATGGCGGCACCGGGCCTCCCCGAGGCGGACTTCAGGAAGGCGCTGGACTCGGCGCTCTTCAGGCGGTGGCTGGAGAGCCTGCAGGCGGAGAAGGGCCTGCTTGCCCACGGGAAGCTCAGCCTCCGCCAGATCCTCATCCAG GGGGTGGACATGTTCGGGCAGCGCGTGGGATTCCTCAAGTTCAAGGCCGACATCATGGACGAGAAAACCCAAGCCAAG GGATTTTCTTTGCAAGAGGGCCTGCTGTTGCTGTGTTGATCCTTTTGCAGTCCAAAGGGCAAACTTATGTTGTTCTTACTGAacag GCTAGAGTTCCTATTGGGAAGTTTATATTGGAGCTACCAGCTGGAATGCTAGATGATGAAAACGGCGACTTTGTTGGCACCGCAGTCCGAGAG GTTCACAAGGCATATACCAATCTTGCTGCCACTGCCAGGAATCCGACGAGTTCCATAAGCTGTCTGGATCTTCGTACTCTTGCTGTGCTGGCAAACTCCACCCTGTCCAGCTCAAG GTTGGAATGTCTATTGACCCAAAGCTGTTTCAAAGATGTTTCTGTCAAACTTCCCAGCAGTCTCTTTGATATTAGGTCTCTTAATTATTGGAAAGACACTGGTAGTAACATTTATTGGTAG
- the LOC123156455 gene encoding nudix hydrolase 14, chloroplastic isoform X6, giving the protein MAQSTLPRSCRAWPPPTTSSRTRVMAAPGLPEADFRKALDSALFRRWLESLQAEKGLLAHGKLSLRQILIQGVDMFGQRVGFLKFKADIMDEKTQAKIPGIFFARGPAVAVLILLQSKGQTYVVLTEQARVPIGKFILELPAGMLDDENGDFVGTAVREVHKAYTNLAATARNPTSSISCLDLRTLAVLANSTLSSSRLECLLTQSCFKDVSVKLPSSLFDIRSLNYWKDTGSNIYW; this is encoded by the exons ATGGCGCAGAGCACACTGCCGAGAAGCTGCAGAGCCTGGCCTCCCCCGACGACGAGTTCGAGAACGAGGGTCATGGCGGCACCGGGCCTCCCCGAGGCGGACTTCAGGAAGGCGCTGGACTCGGCGCTCTTCAGGCGGTGGCTGGAGAGCCTGCAGGCGGAGAAGGGCCTGCTTGCCCACGGGAAGCTCAGCCTCCGCCAGATCCTCATCCAG GGGGTGGACATGTTCGGGCAGCGCGTGGGATTCCTCAAGTTCAAGGCCGACATCATGGACGAGAAAACCCAAGCCAAG ATTCCAGGGATTTTCTTTGCAAGAGGGCCTGCTGTTGCTGTGTTGATCCTTTTGCAGTCCAAAGGGCAAACTTATGTTGTTCTTACTGAacag GCTAGAGTTCCTATTGGGAAGTTTATATTGGAGCTACCAGCTGGAATGCTAGATGATGAAAACGGCGACTTTGTTGGCACCGCAGTCCGAGAG GTTCACAAGGCATATACCAATCTTGCTGCCACTGCCAGGAATCCGACGAGTTCCATAAGCTGTCTGGATCTTCGTACTCTTGCTGTGCTGGCAAACTCCACCCTGTCCAGCTCAAG GTTGGAATGTCTATTGACCCAAAGCTGTTTCAAAGATGTTTCTGTCAAACTTCCCAGCAGTCTCTTTGATATTAGGTCTCTTAATTATTGGAAAGACACTGGTAGTAACATTTATTGGTAG
- the LOC123156455 gene encoding uncharacterized protein isoform X2 yields MATGREAGEAAPWEEEEQREWADLTSVCLAEAFSRLGLEDLWRGAMACCRSWRAAARSRPALFVVLDLRPAFEAVSAALLDAALDPTMHTVSLATTRRPGSPPGRRVGGSVRGGGAEGEEGGDGAEHTAEKLQSLASPDDEFENEGHGGTGPPRGGLQEGAGLGALQAVAGEPAGGEGPACPREAQPPPDPHPGGGHVRAARGIPQVQGRHHGRENPSQGIFFARGPAVAVLILLQSKGQTYVVLTEQARVPIGKFILELPAGMLDDENGDFVGTAVREESDEFHKLSGSSYSCCAGKLHPVQLKVGMSIDPKLFQRCFCQTSQQSL; encoded by the exons ATGGCGACCGGACgcgaggccggcgaggcggcgccgtgggaggaggaggagcagagggaGTGGGCGGATCTGACGTCCGTGTGCCTGGCGGAGGCGTTCTCACGGCTGGGCCTGGAGGACCTGTGGCGCGGCGCCATGGCGTGCTGCCGCTCCTGGCGGGCGGCCGCGCGCTCCCGGCCGGCGCTATTCGTCGTGCTCGACCTCCGCCCGGCTTTCGAGGCCGTCAGCGCTGCACTTCTGGACGCCGCGCTCGACCCCACCATGCACACTGTCTCTCTCGCGACCACGCGCCGGCCAGGTTCGCCGCCTGGGCGACGGGTGGGAGGATCCGTCAGAGGAGGGGGCGCGGAGGGAGAGGAAGGCGGAGATGGCGCAGAGCACACTGCCGAGAAGCTGCAGAGCCTGGCCTCCCCCGACGACGAGTTCGAGAACGAGGGTCATGGCGGCACCGGGCCTCCCCGAGGCGGACTTCAGGAAGGCGCTGGACTCGGCGCTCTTCAGGCGGTGGCTGGAGAGCCTGCAGGCGGAGAAGGGCCTGCTTGCCCACGGGAAGCTCAGCCTCCGCCAGATCCTCATCCAG GGGGTGGACATGTTCGGGCAGCGCGTGGGATTCCTCAAGTTCAAGGCCGACATCATGGACGAGAAAACCCAAGCCAAG GGATTTTCTTTGCAAGAGGGCCTGCTGTTGCTGTGTTGATCCTTTTGCAGTCCAAAGGGCAAACTTATGTTGTTCTTACTGAacag GCTAGAGTTCCTATTGGGAAGTTTATATTGGAGCTACCAGCTGGAATGCTAGATGATGAAAACGGCGACTTTGTTGGCACCGCAGTCCGAGAG GAATCCGACGAGTTCCATAAGCTGTCTGGATCTTCGTACTCTTGCTGTGCTGGCAAACTCCACCCTGTCCAGCTCAAG GTTGGAATGTCTATTGACCCAAAGCTGTTTCAAAGATGTTTCTGTCAAACTTCCCAGCAGTCTCTTTGA
- the LOC123156455 gene encoding nudix hydrolase 14, chloroplastic isoform X7 codes for MAQSTLPRSCRAWPPPTTSSRTRVMAAPGLPEADFRKALDSALFRRWLESLQAEKGLLAHGKLSLRQILIQGVDMFGQRVGFLKFKADIMDEKTQAKIPGIFFARGPAVAVLILLQSKGQTYVVLTEQARVPIGKFILELPAGMLDDENGDFVGTAVREESDEFHKLSGSSYSCCAGKLHPVQLKVGMSIDPKLFQRCFCQTSQQSL; via the exons ATGGCGCAGAGCACACTGCCGAGAAGCTGCAGAGCCTGGCCTCCCCCGACGACGAGTTCGAGAACGAGGGTCATGGCGGCACCGGGCCTCCCCGAGGCGGACTTCAGGAAGGCGCTGGACTCGGCGCTCTTCAGGCGGTGGCTGGAGAGCCTGCAGGCGGAGAAGGGCCTGCTTGCCCACGGGAAGCTCAGCCTCCGCCAGATCCTCATCCAG GGGGTGGACATGTTCGGGCAGCGCGTGGGATTCCTCAAGTTCAAGGCCGACATCATGGACGAGAAAACCCAAGCCAAG ATTCCAGGGATTTTCTTTGCAAGAGGGCCTGCTGTTGCTGTGTTGATCCTTTTGCAGTCCAAAGGGCAAACTTATGTTGTTCTTACTGAacag GCTAGAGTTCCTATTGGGAAGTTTATATTGGAGCTACCAGCTGGAATGCTAGATGATGAAAACGGCGACTTTGTTGGCACCGCAGTCCGAGAG GAATCCGACGAGTTCCATAAGCTGTCTGGATCTTCGTACTCTTGCTGTGCTGGCAAACTCCACCCTGTCCAGCTCAAG GTTGGAATGTCTATTGACCCAAAGCTGTTTCAAAGATGTTTCTGTCAAACTTCCCAGCAGTCTCTTTGA
- the LOC123156455 gene encoding uncharacterized protein isoform X4: MATGREAGEAAPWEEEEQREWADLTSVCLAEAFSRLGLEDLWRGAMACCRSWRAAARSRPALFVVLDLRPAFEAVSAALLDAALDPTMHTVSLATTRRPGSPPGRRVGGSVRGGGAEGEEGGDGAEHTAEKLQSLASPDDEFENEGHGGTGPPRGGLQEGAGLGALQAVAGEPAGGEGPACPREAQPPPDPHPGGGHVRAARGIPQVQGRHHGRENPSQGIFFARGPAVAVLILLQSKGQTYVVLTEQARVPIGKFILELPAGMLDDENGDFVGTAVREESDEFHKLSGSSYSCCAGKLHPVQLKVLTVHLMCL, translated from the exons ATGGCGACCGGACgcgaggccggcgaggcggcgccgtgggaggaggaggagcagagggaGTGGGCGGATCTGACGTCCGTGTGCCTGGCGGAGGCGTTCTCACGGCTGGGCCTGGAGGACCTGTGGCGCGGCGCCATGGCGTGCTGCCGCTCCTGGCGGGCGGCCGCGCGCTCCCGGCCGGCGCTATTCGTCGTGCTCGACCTCCGCCCGGCTTTCGAGGCCGTCAGCGCTGCACTTCTGGACGCCGCGCTCGACCCCACCATGCACACTGTCTCTCTCGCGACCACGCGCCGGCCAGGTTCGCCGCCTGGGCGACGGGTGGGAGGATCCGTCAGAGGAGGGGGCGCGGAGGGAGAGGAAGGCGGAGATGGCGCAGAGCACACTGCCGAGAAGCTGCAGAGCCTGGCCTCCCCCGACGACGAGTTCGAGAACGAGGGTCATGGCGGCACCGGGCCTCCCCGAGGCGGACTTCAGGAAGGCGCTGGACTCGGCGCTCTTCAGGCGGTGGCTGGAGAGCCTGCAGGCGGAGAAGGGCCTGCTTGCCCACGGGAAGCTCAGCCTCCGCCAGATCCTCATCCAG GGGGTGGACATGTTCGGGCAGCGCGTGGGATTCCTCAAGTTCAAGGCCGACATCATGGACGAGAAAACCCAAGCCAAG GGATTTTCTTTGCAAGAGGGCCTGCTGTTGCTGTGTTGATCCTTTTGCAGTCCAAAGGGCAAACTTATGTTGTTCTTACTGAacag GCTAGAGTTCCTATTGGGAAGTTTATATTGGAGCTACCAGCTGGAATGCTAGATGATGAAAACGGCGACTTTGTTGGCACCGCAGTCCGAGAG GAATCCGACGAGTTCCATAAGCTGTCTGGATCTTCGTACTCTTGCTGTGCTGGCAAACTCCACCCTGTCCAGCTCAAG
- the LOC123156455 gene encoding uncharacterized protein isoform X3: MATGREAGEAAPWEEEEQREWADLTSVCLAEAFSRLGLEDLWRGAMACCRSWRAAARSRPALFVVLDLRPAFEAVSAALLDAALDPTMHTVSLATTRRPGSPPGRRVGGSVRGGGAEGEEGGDGAEHTAEKLQSLASPDDEFENEGHGGTGPPRGGLQEGAGLGALQAVAGEPAGGEGPACPREAQPPPDPHPGGGHVRAARGIPQVQGRHHGRENPSQGIFFARGPAVAVLILLQSKGQTYVVLTEQARVPIGKFILELPAGMLDDENGDFVGTAVREVHKAYTNLAATARNPTSSISCLDLRTLAVLANSTLSSSRY, from the exons ATGGCGACCGGACgcgaggccggcgaggcggcgccgtgggaggaggaggagcagagggaGTGGGCGGATCTGACGTCCGTGTGCCTGGCGGAGGCGTTCTCACGGCTGGGCCTGGAGGACCTGTGGCGCGGCGCCATGGCGTGCTGCCGCTCCTGGCGGGCGGCCGCGCGCTCCCGGCCGGCGCTATTCGTCGTGCTCGACCTCCGCCCGGCTTTCGAGGCCGTCAGCGCTGCACTTCTGGACGCCGCGCTCGACCCCACCATGCACACTGTCTCTCTCGCGACCACGCGCCGGCCAGGTTCGCCGCCTGGGCGACGGGTGGGAGGATCCGTCAGAGGAGGGGGCGCGGAGGGAGAGGAAGGCGGAGATGGCGCAGAGCACACTGCCGAGAAGCTGCAGAGCCTGGCCTCCCCCGACGACGAGTTCGAGAACGAGGGTCATGGCGGCACCGGGCCTCCCCGAGGCGGACTTCAGGAAGGCGCTGGACTCGGCGCTCTTCAGGCGGTGGCTGGAGAGCCTGCAGGCGGAGAAGGGCCTGCTTGCCCACGGGAAGCTCAGCCTCCGCCAGATCCTCATCCAG GGGGTGGACATGTTCGGGCAGCGCGTGGGATTCCTCAAGTTCAAGGCCGACATCATGGACGAGAAAACCCAAGCCAAG GGATTTTCTTTGCAAGAGGGCCTGCTGTTGCTGTGTTGATCCTTTTGCAGTCCAAAGGGCAAACTTATGTTGTTCTTACTGAacag GCTAGAGTTCCTATTGGGAAGTTTATATTGGAGCTACCAGCTGGAATGCTAGATGATGAAAACGGCGACTTTGTTGGCACCGCAGTCCGAGAG GTTCACAAGGCATATACCAATCTTGCTGCCACTGCCAGGAATCCGACGAGTTCCATAAGCTGTCTGGATCTTCGTACTCTTGCTGTGCTGGCAAACTCCACCCTGTCCAGCTCAAG
- the LOC123156455 gene encoding uncharacterized protein isoform X5, whose amino-acid sequence MATGREAGEAAPWEEEEQREWADLTSVCLAEAFSRLGLEDLWRGAMACCRSWRAAARSRPALFVVLDLRPAFEAVSAALLDAALDPTMHTVSLATTRRPGSPPGRRVGGSVRGGGAEGEEGGDGAEHTAEKLQSLASPDDEFENEGHGGTGPPRGGLQEGAGLGALQAVAGEPAGGEGPACPREAQPPPDPHPGGGHVRAARGIPQVQGRHHGRENPSQDFLDTNRVWINKSKYRDHQVGADRIEQDEELRQTKARNICASPGFAKSFVLA is encoded by the exons ATGGCGACCGGACgcgaggccggcgaggcggcgccgtgggaggaggaggagcagagggaGTGGGCGGATCTGACGTCCGTGTGCCTGGCGGAGGCGTTCTCACGGCTGGGCCTGGAGGACCTGTGGCGCGGCGCCATGGCGTGCTGCCGCTCCTGGCGGGCGGCCGCGCGCTCCCGGCCGGCGCTATTCGTCGTGCTCGACCTCCGCCCGGCTTTCGAGGCCGTCAGCGCTGCACTTCTGGACGCCGCGCTCGACCCCACCATGCACACTGTCTCTCTCGCGACCACGCGCCGGCCAGGTTCGCCGCCTGGGCGACGGGTGGGAGGATCCGTCAGAGGAGGGGGCGCGGAGGGAGAGGAAGGCGGAGATGGCGCAGAGCACACTGCCGAGAAGCTGCAGAGCCTGGCCTCCCCCGACGACGAGTTCGAGAACGAGGGTCATGGCGGCACCGGGCCTCCCCGAGGCGGACTTCAGGAAGGCGCTGGACTCGGCGCTCTTCAGGCGGTGGCTGGAGAGCCTGCAGGCGGAGAAGGGCCTGCTTGCCCACGGGAAGCTCAGCCTCCGCCAGATCCTCATCCAG GGGGTGGACATGTTCGGGCAGCGCGTGGGATTCCTCAAGTTCAAGGCCGACATCATGGACGAGAAAACCCAAGCCAAG ATTTCCTAGACACAAACAGGGTTTGGATCAACAAGAGTAAGTATAGAGATCATCAGGTAGGTGCAGATAGGATAGAACAGGATGAGGAGCTGCGACAGACTAAGGCGCGCAATATATGCGCTTCACCAGGGTTTGCCAAATCGTTTGTGTTAGCATGA